CACAGACACAGTTTTATGTGTGCGGCACCGACGCGCGTTCCACAactgcctgctgctgtttttaTGCCTTCCAGTGGAGATAACATAAAGGCCACATGAAGGATCAACAATTCTACCCCCCATTTAACGATGCAGCGACATTGAGTGATGCCAAGTTGATTGGTGCCGGATGATGCTAAAAGGCGAGCACACAAAGATCGCGAATCCTAGCCAACTGAGGTCCAGTTAGGGCACGTGACACACACCTTTCCATCTTGAGCAGATTAATTTTCAGATCCTTGAAGCAGTTGACCGACTTCTTGATGTAGTTGATCTGCTTCGAGTACAGCCGGCTGAGGCTCTCGGTGACGCGGTACGCCTCGAAGCTGCGGTTAAACTCGGACAGCAGCATATACGTGTTGCCGAGTGCGAGCTGATTTTCCGGTTCGGTCGCGTCATGCTcaacggcggccagcagcaccagcaacgagTCGTTCAGGTGTTGCGATCGCTGCAGTATCGTGCCAAGGCTAAGCAGCGCAATGTCCTTGAAGGGACGCGGTGCTAGCGTAACGGCGCGCCGGGCACACTCCATCGCTTCCGGGGCGTTCCCCTTGAGCCGCCAGTAGTAGGACGCGATCGTGTGCATCTTCCACGAGCCCGGATTCCACCGCAGCCCGTCCGTCAGCAGCTTCGGGATGTTGTACTCCAGACTCATCAGCACCTCCTCCGGGGCCATCCGCAGCCGGGACCGGTTGTGCACACCCTCCAGGTGGTCGAACGCTGCCACGCTCACGTCGAGCGGCATGAACTCGGTACACTTGGGGACCTGCAGCGAGGCGGACGGCCGGTGCAACCGGGGCGGCTCTCCGGGTGACGCCGAGTCCCCCGATTTATGGCGCGCCGTGCTTGGTACGGCAAAGCTCGCCGGTCCCTCTTTCTCGGTCAGCTTGCCTATCCGGCTGACGTAGCTGGGGTTCACGATCGTGCTGAGGATGTCCGACTCGTCGAGGTAGTAGTCTGGTATGCAGCCGATCTTGCTCGTCAGCTCGTTCGTGTACTGGTCGAGATTGTTCATTTTCGCCGTCAGATTCGACTTGATCGCCAGCAGCTCCCCGATGATGAGATCTATTTTCTGCTTGTACACATGCTGGTTCAGAAATGCGATCAGATCATACGATCGGCGCAGGTAGAACGGCGACGAGAGCTGGTGGAGACCCCGAGCGCGCCGGGTGGGGTGGTATTAATATCACaaagacatttttcaaatgattCCGACCGCCACACGGACGTAGGcgtaggtggtggtgggggttAGCGCGCTCACCTGCGGTATAATTAGACCGTCGGTGTTGAGCAGCCAGTGCGTGCTGCCCTCGAcgctgccaccgtcgtgcGCTAGCAGTATCAGCAGAACGAACAGATTCTTACGCAACAACATCACCTCCGCGGGCGACCGCCGGCCTCGGACAGTTCGCACTGGCAACCGCTGGCGCCGCACACCCGTCCGCTGTCGTCCACCGGACCGCCGCTGCGGGTGCGTTGGTCTTGCGACTCCGTACTGTCGACACGCCGTCGGCCCGACCTCGGCTACCTGATGAATTTCGTAGAACGGCCCGGAACGGGACTGGGAACGTACACACACGGCGCGGTGACAGCTGATTGCTGGGCCCGGTGTTGTTTTGGTTGCCACACAGCGCGGGTGACAGCTACGATGACGCTCCGGCACTCACCGAACGTTGCCGCGCAGATTGTGATGCTCGCGCGTCCTAGAGATGATCAACCCGCGGGATGCTGCACCGCATTGCCCGAGTCAGTTTCTCTTTGGTACGCCCGAATCCGCGATCGGTAGGCGCCCCAGAAACCAGCAGCAAGAGCAACAAACCGAAACTTCGACTGGGAGCAACCGTCGCCAACGAACATTTGTAGGGTTCCCGTGGCACTCGCTGAGTGCCAGTGCGGCTCAAATTCTGACAGCGGCACGTGCGGAGCACCATGTTGTTGCGGTGATTGCGGAAGCATTAATgctttaaaaaaacaaaatttgtttaCATCCACGAACAACAGGCAGCCCCATTGAGAGAGTGTGGGTGCGCACACCAGGACACAGCATGGACTGGACAGTTTCGACAGTTACATTGTCCCCGGGTATCGGTTAACGGCGCGATCCAGGCAAGGTCCATCGACTCGTCGATGCAAGCAAAACATActggaaatagttttaaattgCCCAAACTTTAATTGTAATCCCTAATTTAGTTGCGCAAGGCTGCGGAAAaaatttgctgcattaccaaagttgaaaaactgtatctTGTCGTTGTTTTCTATACTAATCTCcaaataaaaatgtaccagCAATGCCAAAATGTAAAcatggttgtttgtctgtctgtaccgcattttctccaaaacgactgaaccaatccgcttgaaattttgcacagggggctcccatacaaaaaCTGGGTAAATGGTAGCCAaactcggatagttttcaagcaatttgagctaAATTGAACTGGTGCGTGTTTTGACATATATCtaacgggaagcgggaaaggaagccgatcggatacgtcaccaggaagtcctttgaaacgccggataatcaagaaatgaggatgaaatgagaaaagttccattcatttttatcactctttcgactttgacagatgaatgctcggaatctacgcaacatgaACGGCTTCGTATTCGGATTCGGGTTTGTCgtagataacttatctattttaggctatTGTGACTAAAATCCTCAGTTTTTAAAGTTAGTTTATGACcaccttttccccatagtgcgacGATGTGTGTACACACAAAAAGCCActcaccgtggccaccactcAGCGCGGCCTGTCATCCGACTGTTAGTCAGCCAGTTAGTCAGTCGGTTCATCGCTTGAATCGTGCCCAACGTAACTCGTAACTTCAGCCGTGTGTGTCCATCGTAACTCGAATAATCGGGGGGCCGTTAGTGTtcgtctttctctctctcgctctccccgTCGCTCGGTCACTGGTACGCTTAGAAACGCATTGCACCAATTGGGGTGGAAGGATAGTggcgtttttcttcggttcttACATTTTGAACGTGCGTTTTTTTATCGCTGGTGTGCCCGTGCGGTCCGGGGATAGCTCCGCTCCTTTTCTCCGCTGCATACATTTTCCCCCGCGGGCGGGGACCGGGTGGTTGTGAAAGCGAAGCTGCACGTACCGCCCCCCACTCCCCCGTTCGCTCGCGTTGACTCGCGTGGCCTCGCACGTGCGAGCCTTTCGAGGTCGGTTGGGCTTCATCCATCCGGCGGCAGCCAACAAACGTGCAAGGCTGtgacgcgcgcgtgtgtgtgtgcgtgtgtgctgcCGGAAGTGTCACCTGGGCTCGCGGGTTACGTAGTGCCGTTGCCGTACCGTTCGGTGGCCTTCAACTTCGGGGCCGGGGATGGAACGCTAGCCGAAAAAACCCTTTCGGATGCGTAGTAAGCGGCACCACCACGAGAATCGCCATTTTTATGACCACTCAACCGCGACCGAAGGCGCCACCGAACTTTCTAAGCGCGCCTCACCACACACcccccatcaccaccaccaccaaacgacAGTGCTGCGCTCGGTGAACGGTGAAAGTTTCGAggccagccacagccacaggaACCACACGAGTAGTTTACCCCCGCGCTGCGCCGAGATCGCCGAGGTAAGTGGCCGGGGGCCGCGCTCTCGCCCTCTCTGTATGTGTCACAACATGTTCACACTCTAACCGGAAGGCCTTCCGCCAGGGCGGCtgagggcagcagcagcagcagcgcggagGAGAAAGCTAGCTGCTGGCCGTGCATCGCAGTGCATCGCAGAAGGCCGCGGCCATCAACCACCGTCCCTTCCCCCCACCGCTCAGTAGTGAACCATCATCAATCAAccgtcagtcagtcggtgAGTTGTCGCAGTACGGCTTCAAGGCGCACAGGGGCTTTATTAAACACACCGCATGTAAGCTCAAGGAGCAGATCGCCTCGCTCCGAAGGAGTCGAAGCTTCCAAACCACCATTCCATTCCTTGGCACCGATGCGAGGTCATCCCCTTGTGGTGAGGAGGAGTTGACAAAGGATGAGACCGCACCCCCGCCCGCCGTGGGGACCGAGTTTCTCAGAATTGGCCAGGGGCCGCGATGCGAGCGCGGTCGCACCGCATCGACGCGCTATTGCGGCTGCGCAAACCTCCCTGCCGGACCGTCAGGATGGACCGCCAGCGGGGAACAATGGAGAGTGGTCCCGCGCGCTGGTGTTCCCGCCCGTGGAACGGTTTCGGCTTCTTCGCCTCCATTCGGCTGGTGCTTTTATTAGCCTCAATCGCTCATCGGCCGCTGCGCGGCAGAGCAGAACAACGATTGGGTCGCCAGGACGATGGGTAGGCCACGGTTGGTGAGGCCGGTTCCGTTTGtctgtccgccgccgcccaccTTCCGTGGGTGATTGGCGAAAATGTCGGTCACCGGTCGAAAACCATttccaccgtccgtccgtccatccgtgcGTCCGTTCCATCCTGGTGGGGTTGACCACATTTCAGCATTTCGGCAAACGATTTGATGCGGCAATGCGCCACTCCCGGAGCGTTACTGAGCCagcccggggggtggtggtttCATGCATTTTCACCGAGCGCTGACCACCCCGCTGAGCAATCGCGGTCTATTTAGTTGCATCTAGTGTGGTCGTGTTCCATCACTTGCGGCGAGCGCACGCTGATCGATTGACTGACGCGCCGTGCGGCGCGCAGGCAGAGGTTGCTGCGGGGAACCCTTCTAAACAGAAACGCCGACCCCGACCGGGCAGAGAGCACAACGCACAGCATGTGCAAATAAATCAGCGCGCTACAAAATTATCCGGATGAGCAATATGTGTCTGTCTCAAGGAAGGAGCTTCTTCTCCTGTTCTCGTGCGTTGCCGCTGCGGCTTTACGCGGCCGctgccgttttgttttcgccttTGTTCCGTCCGTGCCGCAGTTTGAAATACGTGACAGGAATGTCTCCCAGTGTCGCCGGCGAAATACGTGGTCGGCAGCAGAGTCCTTGTTTTTACCGCGATCCGGTCGAACGCACGCGTGAGAGCCTCCAAAGTCAGTGACGTGGTTTGTTTCTTCGATGTGTGTGGAACCGAAATTGGAACAGATGGAAGGATTAGCCGAATTTTGTGATCCCCATCCCAAGCTCCGCTCAGCAAGCTGAGCATTACGCGGTGCCATCGTCTCGTCGCTCGTGACCTTCgacgccgtttttttttggtggggcCGTTTCGAACAAAAGTGACGCGGGGTCAGTATCACCCCGCCCGCACCGTGCAAGATTGTGTTCGACGGCTGACGGCTcccgccaaccaaccaaccaccatcAACCTTCAACGCCAGCCATTGCCGGGTTCGGGGAGTTTCGGGGTCCCGgctccgtgtgccgtgcacACACCGCCCTGTGACACTCGTGATGTAATTCAATTCGATCCGAATaaaacgaccgaaaaaaaGGTTTGATTCGCTAAAAATAGCTTATCCgcgccgccggtagcagcatcagcagcgtGCGCTAATGTGCCGCGATGTACCGCGCGCGCTGCTCTAGTACGCAGAAGGACACGGACActttcacaacacacacacacacgcgttgAACCGACAAGTGTGTATTACGACGCCGCCGCGTGTGGGACTGAAAGAACTCgaatcgacgatcgacgaggATCTTAGAGCACGTCTTTGAGCAATGAAAAATCCCACGTCCGGGAATCGTCGCGCCGTAGGTCGTGTGATGGAACCTGCGAATGGAAACGCTGGGCGACGGAAGGTTCTATTGATACCCCTTCGAGTCATTCCGGCCGCCAACAGCCGGTGCGTCGCACAACGTTAGGACGTTGGAAGTCAAGTGTACACACGAGAGAAGCTCCGGTTCCCAGCCTAGTGGTAACTGAATTCTTGTTTTCCAGTTTTCGAAGTCCTGTTGCATTGTTGCCGAGTCGACGGCGGAGGACGTTTTTCGAACGCCCACCATTGGCACGCCGCAAGCGCCATCTCGCGTCGGGCAGACGTGTGGCGGCTAAAAACCTACTAAAAATCACGTTTTCAGGGTCGCGCCGGTTGGCCGTGTCGTGTTTTTGTCGAAATATCGGCCCCCACACAGAATACCACCTAAAGGCGAGGCGAGAAACAAGAGCTTACTAGGAAACACCACCCCATACCGTGGTGAGGGCCGCCCCCGCATATTCTGATGAACTTGTCGACCGTTGGCTGTGGGTGGCAGAGAGCAGCGATTGTTGAATCAATAGTGAACCGCTTTTGTGCCAAATCGACGCTGGGAAACGAGCAGGTTTCGGCGGGAACGAAGGTCCGCTGGTGTCCATATTTGTCCATATTTGGTCGATGACACCGGGACGCGTCCTGGCAACGGCCTGCAGCCTGCGATGAGCGGTGGTAGCCACCTAGTCACGTTTCACTGGCACTGTTGTCCCCAAGACGTGGAACTTACGTCCTTTGAGCGGTATCCCGAGCATTAATCGGCTCGTTCATTGGCTCGATCAATCGGAAGGCTTACTCTAACTCATTAATCTTCAATTCATCTGTctttattttcaataaatGTGCCTGTCGACGCACGCAATAATCGCGGTCCGTTACATGCtctgccgccgctgctgctgctgctaccgatATTAGCGATGACCGTGAACGGGTGCGCGCTCGAACTCCACGCGCCAATGTCACACGACACGTGTTCTGCGAATGCTACCCTTTGCCCACTCGTGTAACGCCCCCACGGGGGCTCTCTCGgactctttctctttcgttaCCATTTCGctgtggccgatggccgatggccgatgccCTCCACCGTCAAAACCGTCGTATAACCGCAACCGTGAAGGTTGCATGGGTCAGCTGTGTAAACAAGTGGTACGCTCGAGTCTGCTTCCTGTTTGCGTTCCGGCTTTTGGGATCCCGGCACCGATTTGTAACCTCGTGCGGAACCCTTCCTGCCggaacttccggttccgcgcgcgcactgTTTGTACAGAAAACTGCAGTTTGGACAACAACATTCCGCttccgaaacaaaaacgaaacgcgaCCATTAGCTGCGACAAACGGTGCGGCTCGCGAGTGTCTCGAGCGTGACACGGCGTGAtactttcactctctctctaaacttttgtttctattttccacAGTTTTCTTCGCACAGTTGCTCTCCCCGGCCGCACGCACGCGTTGGTCTCGTGCGTTAATCGCGCGCTCTCCGCGCGCTCTCGATCCGATGCACActgtcgccgttgtcgtcgtcgtcgtcgtcgtcgtcgtggccctgaaa
This window of the Anopheles cruzii chromosome X, idAnoCruzAS_RS32_06, whole genome shotgun sequence genome carries:
- the LOC128271808 gene encoding tetratricopeptide repeat protein 17, coding for MLLRKNLFVLLILLAHDGGSVEGSTHWLLNTDGLIIPQLSSPFYLRRSYDLIAFLNQHVYKQKIDLIIGELLAIKSNLTAKMNNLDQYTNELTSKIGCIPDYYLDESDILSTIVNPSYVSRIGKLTEKEGPASFAVPSTARHKSGDSASPGEPPRLHRPSASLQVPKCTEFMPLDVSVAAFDHLEGVHNRSRLRMAPEEVLMSLEYNIPKLLTDGLRWNPGSWKMHTIASYYWRLKGNAPEAMECARRAVTLAPRPFKDIALLSLGTILQRSQHLNDSLLVLLAAVEHDATEPENQLALGNTYMLLSEFNRSFEAYRVTESLSRLYSKQINYIKKSVNCFKDLKINLLKMESLLQDIIPGLELYGALQKEFDEYHEKLDREQAPLKTRVFDESYSHQVDFLIQRSQICTTRLAKDKGEPVVSCDFISDVQMLMEDFAVEILNNYVDLKRELINTYKINSLGIYKKVFVEHF